From Miscanthus floridulus cultivar M001 chromosome 15, ASM1932011v1, whole genome shotgun sequence, the proteins below share one genomic window:
- the LOC136509429 gene encoding uncharacterized protein, producing MANRGAPINSLILLLLLSLSLQAQGGSGSKQSSRRPSASASEEYVPVKSVVYRPSSSELPAAATAVSYEPFELCQGCRCCSSSNTSSCVDTSCCYAIDCDLPGKPFGTCAFTPHTCGCGTVNCTPSS from the exons ATGGCTAATCGTGGTGCTCCCATCAACTCCCtcatcctgctcctcctcctatccCTCTCCCTCCAAGCTCAAG GAGGCAGCGGCAGCAAGCAGTCCAGCAGAAGaccatcagcatcagcatcagagGAGTACGTTCCGGTGAAAAGCGTGGTGTACCGGCCATCGTCGTCCGAGCTgccagcggcggcgacggcggtgtcGTACGAGCCGTTCGAGCTGTGCCAAGGGTGCCGGTGCTGCTCGTCGTCCAACACGAGCAGCTGCGTGGACACCAGCTGCTGCTACGCCATCGACTGCGACCTCCCCGGCAAGCCCTTCGGCACCTGCGCCTTCACGCCCCACACCTGCGGCTGCGGCACCGTCAACTGCACCCCGTCGTCGTGA